TTATAAATGATATTGTCTTCTATTACAAATACATTATGGTTAGATTATTTGCAATAAAAAAATCCAGAGTACCAATATACTCTAGATTTTCTATTTTATCATATTTAATGTATATTTTATAGCTTATTCACTTACTGTATGCAACTTTTTTTTATTTCGAAGCATATGTTTCTTTATAATTACCCAGCACGGACTAGCTATACATATGGAAGAATAGCATCCTGTAATTATTCCTATAAGTATCGGTTCTGAGAAAATTCTTACAGAAGGCACTAAAACATATACTGATGTCAATGTTATTACAACAGTCAATACTGTATTTATAGATCTTGCCAATGTCTGAGTTACGCTGGCATCTGCAACAACTATAGGTTCCTGTCCTCTCATATATTTTTGATTTTCTCTTATTCTATCAAAAACAACTATAGTATCATGAACAGAATAACCTATAACCGTAAGAGCTGCTGCTATAAAGTTAGAGTCTATGGAAACTCTAAGTACCGCATATACAGAAAGCATTACAAGAACGTTGTGAGTTAAGGATATAATAGCAGCTATACCAAAGCTTAATTCAAATCTTATACCTATATATATAAACATAGCTATAATTGCCACTATAACAGCTTGCAGAGCTTTGGTCCTTGTTTCTTTTCCCATAACTGCACCTATATTTTCTTGATTCGTCAAGCTGCTCTTTTTATACTTTGCCTTTACAGCTTTCACAATATTACTAACATCACTATTAGTTAAAGTAGCAGACTTTATAGATATAGATTTATTATCTGATTTATTGGATTGAAACTCACTGGAATATTTTTTTACTATATTATCTACATCCTGCTTATTAAAATCCTGACCCACATTTATTTCAACTACAGTACCACCTTTAAAATCTAATCCATATTCAAGACCTTTAGTAGCCATAGTAAATATTCCAATAGCAATGACTATAAGGGATATAGTAAACCATATTTTTCTTTTCTCAATAATTTTATACATATTACTTTACTACCCCCTTTCTAAAGTCATGTACACCAAAGGTACCAATAGTTTCCTTATGATTAAACCAGCCCATATTAGCTAATAACTTCATAAGTGTTCTTGTTACCGTTACAGCTGTGAACATACTTAAAACCGTACCTATAATAAGAGTAAGTGCAAATCCTTTTACGGAACCTGTACCAATATTATAAAGGACACATCCTGAAATAATAGTAGTTATATTTGAATCCAGTATTGACGTCATGGCCCTTCTAAATCCCGCATCTACAGAAGCCCTAATGGATTTACCACTTTTAAGCTCCTCCTTAGTTCTCTCAAATATGAGTATATTGGCATCTACTGCCATACCTACTGTTAACAAAAACGCTGCGATACCAGCTAATGTCAAAGTTACATTTACATTGGCAAAAGCTGCTAAAACTATATATACATATAGCACAAGTGCTATATCTGCAACAAGTCCAGGTAATCTATAATATAAAAGCATAAATATCATTACTAGCCCTATACCTATTTTACCTGCTAATATACTAAGTGGAAGTGCATTAGCACCAAGAGAAGCTCCTACAGTTTTAACCTGTACTGGTTTTACCGTAACTGGAAGTGCACCTGACTTTATCAAATTTGCCTTTGTTTGAGCCTCTTTCATGGTCATATGACCGCTTATAATAGCTCTACCATCAGTTATATGTGCATCTACTCTCGGATCTGACAATTTATCTTTATCTAAATATATGCTAATTACTTGCCCCATAAATTTTTGAGTGGCATCTGCAAACTTCTGAGCACCTGATTGATTTAACTCCAAGTTTATTGCACCCTGGTTACCATTTTGAGGGTCAATAGAAGCCGTAGCATTTTTCACGTCCTTACCTGTAAGTATAGTTTTGTTGTCTGGTCCAACAAACTTAAGATCACCAGTTTTTGCTACACCATCTACTACTTCTTTTGCATCGAATTTTCCAGGTATATCAATTCTTATCCTGTCTTTTCCTTCTCTTACAGTCGTAGTTTCACTTACTCCTAACTTATTAACCCTTTGTGAGATCATATCTACAGTTCTATTTACAGTGTCTTGATCTACATTTTTAGACTGTATTTCTTCAAGTACAGAAACTCCACCTTGAAGGTCAAGTCCCTTGTTTATTACTTGGCTAAATGGCTTTAATTTATATCCACCAAAAGTTACTCCATATGCTCCCGTATAAGCTAAAAAGCCTATTAAAATTACGCATAGAAAGAAAACTACGGTACTTTTCGCCTTAGATTTCATTTTTATCCTCCTTCGTCAATAACCAACTACCTCTTATCCTCATCTATTTACATTAGCAATTATATTACTTAAAAAAAACACCGTCAATACACATATTACAAATAAAGTAATATGATGTATTAAGTTTTTGTAAATGTTATTACTATTTTTTCAAAATTCTACTTTTAAGTGCAATGGCACACTCAATTCTCTTTTTCTGCATTTTGCATCCAAGACTGTAAGGTATGTTCATGTCCTTATTAAAATTATAATTATTAGCCTGACATCCGCCGCTGCAGTAAAATCTTGCCCAACATTTCTTACATTCAGGTTTATTATATATATGGGCAGCTTTAAATTGTTTAGAAATATCCTGCCTTAAGTTATCAATATCACTCAGATTTCCCATCTTAAAAGCTTCATTACCTACAAATTGATGACAGGGATATATATCTCCATCTGGTGTTATAGCCACATACTCATGTCCTGCCCCACATCCTGATATTCTTTTATATACACAGGGACCACCTGTAATGTCTATATTAAAATGGTAAAATTTAAACTTTCCTCCTTCCTTGTTTCTTCTAATCATTTCATCATACAATTTATCATATTGTTTATAAATAACCGGAAGGTCTTCTTCTCTAAGAGACAATGGATCATCCTCTGGAAGTACAACAGGCTCTACAGATATTTCATCAAATCCCTGATCTGCAAGATATTTTATATCTTCAAAAAAATCGGTATTGTTTCTAGTAAAAGTACCTCTTGCATAATATTGTTTAGATTTGTCCCTCATTTTTACCATCTTTTTTATTTTAGGCAGTATGGAATCAAAACTTCCACTTCCATCAATTCTAACTCTTACCTTGTCATTTACTTCTTTTCTTCCATCAATACTGAGTACTATATTTCCCATGTTTTTATCAAGATAATCCATTATATCATCGTTTAACAGGGTAGCATTGGTAGTCATTGTAAATCTTATATTTTTATTGTGCAGCTTTTCCTGCTTCTTAGCATACTCTACAATTTCCTTTACTGCATCAAAGGCCATAAGTGGTTCACCACCAAACAAATCAACCTCTATATTTTTTCTAGGTCCTGACTTTTCTATGACAAAATCAATGGCCTTTTTTCCTATTTCTGCAGACATGAGTTTTCTTCGTCCTTTGTACTCACCTTCATCTGCAAAACAATATTTGCATCTCAAATTGCAATCATGGGCAATATTAAGGCATAATGCCTTTATAAATGAAGGTTCACTTTCATGCTTTTTTGCAATTCCTTCATATAAATCTTTAGAATACAACATTTCTTTTTTAACTAGCTGTTGTATCTCACCATAAGCCTCCACAACTTCTTCTCTTTTATATTTATCTTTAAGAAGTTCTACCACTTTTTCAAGTTCTGGCAGTCCTTCATCATCTAAAATATCATATACTAGTTCATCAATTTCATGAAGTGTACCAGAGTTTACATCTATAACATATCTATATCCACCCTGGACAAATTTATGAATATTAGCCAAATTGTTCTCCTCCTAATAAAAATGTATAATTTTTCATTATATAAATTTTAGGCAGTAACTATTTTGTTACTGCCTAAAATTTATATTAGTTTTCACAAGCTAAATTGGCAACTGTGCAAGAAGTTTTACATGCTGATTGGCATGAATTAGCACATTCCTTACATCCTGGTTTTTTTAAACTTTCTTTTATATTAGCATTATTTATAGTTTTTATATGCTTCATACTAAGTTCCTCCAATTAATAAAGTTATCTGTTTGATTATAACATAAACATATAATAAAATAAAGTTGTCCATAAATGTGAGATTCAAGGAATTCCTTATAAGTTAATTGCGATCATACCTGATAAAGCTCCTACTATAAGGTCAAGCAGCAATCGTTTTACTCCATAGGAACTTATAGCCGCAGAGTTTCCAGAAACTACAGAAACTACATACAGTATAAACAAATATAAAAGAGTTACTCCAATACCTACAAGCCATCCTTTTTTACCTATTCTTCGCACTGCATAAATAACTCCATACATTATGCTAAGTATGTTTGTAATCACGTAAAATATGTATCTTCCTCTTGAACCTATATCTATAAAAGTCATTATAACTGCAAAAATTAAAAGTAAAACAACTGTAATTATAAAACCTCTAAGAACTCCTTCCACTGCAGGAAGGTAATTACTACCTTTTTCCAAATTAAAGCACCTCCCATCTAATAGTATTTATGTAGATAAAAGGTGCTTTATACCTAATTTTTAAACTTCTTTTTTTTCTTCCTTTTTTTCCTCTATTTTCTTAGAAGAATTTTCTTGACTTTTAGGTTCAGATAAAATATTTAGTACTCCTGTCTTATCTAATTTTATCCTAACTCTATCTGGTCCTGTTTGAATAGTTATATTTCTGTCCTGGATATTTACAACTTTTCCTATTATGCCACCTTTAGTCATAACTTCATCATTAACCTTAAGACTCTCAAGCATTGCATTATATTTCTTTTTTCTTTTGCTTTCTGGTAGAAATATAAGTAAATAAAAGATTACTACTATAAATAAAAGTGGTGCTAATCTAACCAATGAATCCAATTTTTTCACCTCCTTTTTGTAAACAGAATTCTAATTTTATTGATTCCATTGTTCAAGCTTTTCCTTTTTATATTTAGGGAAATAGTCTCCATCAATGGAATCCCTTATTTCTTTCATTAAATTATTATAAAAATACAAATTATGAAGCACACATAACCTCATAGCAAGCATTTCTTTTGCCTTAAACAAATGTCTTATGTATGCCCTAGTGTAATTTTTACAAGTAGGACACTGGCATCCTTTGTCAATAGGGGAATCATCCAGCTGATATTTGGCATTCAAAAGATTTATTTCTCCTTCTGATGTAAATACATGGGAATGTCTTCCATTCCTAGCAGGAAGTACGCAATCAAAGAAATCTACTCCTCTTTCTACTGCTTCAAGTATATTTTCTGGAGTTCCAACTCCCATCAAATATATAGGCTTATCCTGTGGAAGATGAGGAACTACTTTTTCTATAATTCTATACATTTCCTCGTGAGTTTCCCCTACAGCTAACCCTCCAATAGCATATCCATCTAAATTCATTTCGCTTATTATTTTAGCATGCTCTATTCTTATATCGTCGTAGACACCACCTTGGTTTATTCCAAATAGCATCTGCTTATTATTTATAGTATCTGATAAAGAATTCAATCTATCCATTTCAACTTTACATCTTTTGAGCCATCTTGTGGTTCTTTCAACAGAACGTTGAACATAATCTTTGGGAGACGGGTTTTCTATGCACTCGTCAAAAGCCATAGCTACAGTGGATGCCAAATTACTTTGAATTTGCATACTCTCTTCAGGTCCCATAAATATTTTGCTTCCATCTATGTGCGAATTAAAATATACTCCCTCTTCTTTTATCTTTCTAATCTTTGACAGAGAAAATACTTGAAATCCTCCAGAATCAGTTAAAATAGGTCTATCCCAATTCATAAATTTATGTAATCCACCAAGTTTTCTTATGATCTTATCTCCAGGTCTCAAACTTAAATGATAAGTATTTGAAAGTTCCACCTGACATCCAATTTCTTTTAAATCACAGGTAGAAACTGCTCCTTTTATAGCTGCTAAGGTACCTACATTCATAAAAACTGGAGTTTGAACTACTCCGTGAGGTGTAGTAAATTCACCTCTTCTAGCACTTCCCTGTTTTTTTAGTAATTTATACATTAAAACACCTCAAATCTATTTCAAGAACATAGCATCTCCAAAGCTAAAAAATCTATATTTTTCTTTAACTGCACAGTTATATGCATTTAGTATTTTTTCTCTTCCACAAAGCGCACTTACAAGCATTATAAGTGTCGACTCGGGCAAATGAAAATTTGTTATAAGTTTATCTACCACTTTATATTTATATCCAGGATATATAAATATATCCGTCCAACCAGATTGATTCCTAACTCTTCCATTTTCATCTCCAATGGTTTCAAGTGTTCTGCAGGAAGTAGTGCCCACTGCAATTATACTTCCTCCTTTTTCTCTAGTTTCATTTATCATATCTGCGGTTTCTTTCGTCATGCAGTAGTATTCTGAATGCATATTATGTTCTTCTATATTTTCAACCTTTACAGGTCTAAAAGTTCCAAGTCCAACATGTAAAGTTAAGAACGCAAGTTTTACCCCTTTATCCTCTATTTTTTTCAGCAGTTCCTCGGTAAAATGAAGACCTGCTGTAGGGGCTGCTGCAGAACCTTCTTCCTTAGAATACACTGTCTGATACATTTCCTTATCCTCTAATTTTTCTTTTATATATGGGGGCAGAGGCATTTGACCAAGTCTATCAAGTACTTCTTCAAATATTCCTTCATATTCAAATTTAACAATTCGATTTCCATCTTCTTTTACTGAAACTATTTCTGCTTTAAGTTCCCCGTCTCCGAAGTCAAATCTACTTCCTACCTTAGCTCTTTTTCCAGGCTTAACTAAAGTTTCCCAGGTGTCATCTTCATTTCTCTTTAGAAGTAAAATTTCCATTTTACCACCGCTGCCTTCTTTTGCACCTATAAGTCTTGCTGGCAAAACTCTAGTATCGTTTAATACAAGACAGTCCCCTGGATTCAAATAATCTAATATATCTTTAAATACCTTATGCTCTATATCACCAGTTTTTTTATCAAGCACCATAAGCCTTGCTTCATCCCTCTGCATTAAAGGATGTTGTGCAATTAATTCCTCTGGTAAATAAAAATCAAAATCTGTAACTTTCAATATTTTCACTCCATTTCATCTTGTGTAAATCACATTTTGTCATCAAACAATGAAGACTGATTAAAATTCTTTTTAGAATTTGTACTTCTCTTTCTATTAAAATGTCTATAGGCACTGTCCGATGCCACTCTACCTCTTGGGGTTCTTATTATAAAACCTTTTTGGAGTAGATAAGGCTCATACACATCTTGTATAGTATCTAACTCTTCTCCTATAAAATACGCCAAGGTTTCTACTCCCACAGGTCCTCCATTAAAATTATCAATTATAGCTTTTAATATTTTATTGTCTATACTATCAAAACCTTCATTATCAACTTCCATCATTTCAAGAGCCGCTTGACTTGTTCTAACATCTATTACACCATTGCCCTTAACCTCGGAATAATCTCTAACTCGCTTTAATAATCTGTTTGCAATTCTAGGAGTTCCCCTAGACCTTTTTCCTATTTCAAAAGCTGCATCCATTTCTATTTTTACTTTAAGTATTTCAGCTGATCTGACTATAATTTCACTGAGTTCATCTTCTCCATAAAACTCCATAGGACATAGTACCCCAAACCTATCTCTTAGTGGTGCTGTTAAAAGTCCCACCCTTGTAGTAGCACCTATTAAAGTAAATTTAGGTAGATCCAATCTTATAGACTTTGCTGCAGCCCCTTTTCCTATAACTATATCTAGTGCATAATCCTCCATAGCAGGATATAATATTTCCTCTACACTTCTATTTAACCTGTGTATTTCATCTATAAAAAGCACATCCATATCATTTAAACTGGTAAGTATCGCAGCCAGATCTCCTGCTCTTTCTATAGCTGGTCCCGAAGTAATTTTTAGGTTTCCTCCCATTTCTACAGCAATTATATTAGCAAGAGTAGTTTTTCCAAGACCTGGTGGCCCATAAAGAAGTACATGATCTAGTGCTTCCTTCCTGTTTCTAGCAGCCTCTATAAATATCTTTAGTTTATCCTTTACCTTTTTCTGCCCTATATATTCATTGAGTCTCTTAGGTCTCAAACTATACTCATTTTCTGTATCCTCTTTAATGTTAAGGGGGGTAACTATTCTATCTTCCATACCTATCACCTAACCTAATTCATTAAAAATTTAAGAGCTTTCTTTATCATATCCTCAGTAGAACTTTCTTTTGTTTTATCTATAGAGGCTAAGGCTTTATTTCCTTCCTTTTCCGAATATCCAAGTGCTATAAGAGCCTCCAAAACCTCAGAAGTATTTTGAGTTGCATTTATATTGTCAACATTATC
The genomic region above belongs to Clostridium sp. AWRP and contains:
- the scfA gene encoding six-cysteine ranthipeptide SCIFF, with the protein product MKHIKTINNANIKESLKKPGCKECANSCQSACKTSCTVANLACEN
- the scfB gene encoding thioether cross-link-forming SCIFF peptide maturase, which gives rise to MANIHKFVQGGYRYVIDVNSGTLHEIDELVYDILDDEGLPELEKVVELLKDKYKREEVVEAYGEIQQLVKKEMLYSKDLYEGIAKKHESEPSFIKALCLNIAHDCNLRCKYCFADEGEYKGRRKLMSAEIGKKAIDFVIEKSGPRKNIEVDLFGGEPLMAFDAVKEIVEYAKKQEKLHNKNIRFTMTTNATLLNDDIMDYLDKNMGNIVLSIDGRKEVNDKVRVRIDGSGSFDSILPKIKKMVKMRDKSKQYYARGTFTRNNTDFFEDIKYLADQGFDEISVEPVVLPEDDPLSLREEDLPVIYKQYDKLYDEMIRRNKEGGKFKFYHFNIDITGGPCVYKRISGCGAGHEYVAITPDGDIYPCHQFVGNEAFKMGNLSDIDNLRQDISKQFKAAHIYNKPECKKCWARFYCSGGCQANNYNFNKDMNIPYSLGCKMQKKRIECAIALKSRILKK
- the queA gene encoding tRNA preQ1(34) S-adenosylmethionine ribosyltransferase-isomerase QueA, whose translation is MKVTDFDFYLPEELIAQHPLMQRDEARLMVLDKKTGDIEHKVFKDILDYLNPGDCLVLNDTRVLPARLIGAKEGSGGKMEILLLKRNEDDTWETLVKPGKRAKVGSRFDFGDGELKAEIVSVKEDGNRIVKFEYEGIFEEVLDRLGQMPLPPYIKEKLEDKEMYQTVYSKEEGSAAAPTAGLHFTEELLKKIEDKGVKLAFLTLHVGLGTFRPVKVENIEEHNMHSEYYCMTKETADMINETREKGGSIIAVGTTSCRTLETIGDENGRVRNQSGWTDIFIYPGYKYKVVDKLITNFHLPESTLIMLVSALCGREKILNAYNCAVKEKYRFFSFGDAMFLK
- the secD gene encoding protein translocase subunit SecD translates to MKSKAKSTVVFFLCVILIGFLAYTGAYGVTFGGYKLKPFSQVINKGLDLQGGVSVLEEIQSKNVDQDTVNRTVDMISQRVNKLGVSETTTVREGKDRIRIDIPGKFDAKEVVDGVAKTGDLKFVGPDNKTILTGKDVKNATASIDPQNGNQGAINLELNQSGAQKFADATQKFMGQVISIYLDKDKLSDPRVDAHITDGRAIISGHMTMKEAQTKANLIKSGALPVTVKPVQVKTVGASLGANALPLSILAGKIGIGLVMIFMLLYYRLPGLVADIALVLYVYIVLAAFANVNVTLTLAGIAAFLLTVGMAVDANILIFERTKEELKSGKSIRASVDAGFRRAMTSILDSNITTIISGCVLYNIGTGSVKGFALTLIIGTVLSMFTAVTVTRTLMKLLANMGWFNHKETIGTFGVHDFRKGVVK
- the tgt gene encoding tRNA guanosine(34) transglycosylase Tgt, which produces MYKLLKKQGSARRGEFTTPHGVVQTPVFMNVGTLAAIKGAVSTCDLKEIGCQVELSNTYHLSLRPGDKIIRKLGGLHKFMNWDRPILTDSGGFQVFSLSKIRKIKEEGVYFNSHIDGSKIFMGPEESMQIQSNLASTVAMAFDECIENPSPKDYVQRSVERTTRWLKRCKVEMDRLNSLSDTINNKQMLFGINQGGVYDDIRIEHAKIISEMNLDGYAIGGLAVGETHEEMYRIIEKVVPHLPQDKPIYLMGVGTPENILEAVERGVDFFDCVLPARNGRHSHVFTSEGEINLLNAKYQLDDSPIDKGCQCPTCKNYTRAYIRHLFKAKEMLAMRLCVLHNLYFYNNLMKEIRDSIDGDYFPKYKKEKLEQWNQ
- the yajC gene encoding preprotein translocase subunit YajC, which codes for MDSLVRLAPLLFIVVIFYLLIFLPESKRKKKYNAMLESLKVNDEVMTKGGIIGKVVNIQDRNITIQTGPDRVRIKLDKTGVLNILSEPKSQENSSKKIEEKKEEKKEV
- the secF gene encoding protein translocase subunit SecF, translated to MYKIIEKRKIWFTISLIVIAIGIFTMATKGLEYGLDFKGGTVVEINVGQDFNKQDVDNIVKKYSSEFQSNKSDNKSISIKSATLTNSDVSNIVKAVKAKYKKSSLTNQENIGAVMGKETRTKALQAVIVAIIAMFIYIGIRFELSFGIAAIISLTHNVLVMLSVYAVLRVSIDSNFIAAALTVIGYSVHDTIVVFDRIRENQKYMRGQEPIVVADASVTQTLARSINTVLTVVITLTSVYVLVPSVRIFSEPILIGIITGCYSSICIASPCWVIIKKHMLRNKKKLHTVSE
- the ruvB gene encoding Holliday junction branch migration DNA helicase RuvB, translating into MEDRIVTPLNIKEDTENEYSLRPKRLNEYIGQKKVKDKLKIFIEAARNRKEALDHVLLYGPPGLGKTTLANIIAVEMGGNLKITSGPAIERAGDLAAILTSLNDMDVLFIDEIHRLNRSVEEILYPAMEDYALDIVIGKGAAAKSIRLDLPKFTLIGATTRVGLLTAPLRDRFGVLCPMEFYGEDELSEIIVRSAEILKVKIEMDAAFEIGKRSRGTPRIANRLLKRVRDYSEVKGNGVIDVRTSQAALEMMEVDNEGFDSIDNKILKAIIDNFNGGPVGVETLAYFIGEELDTIQDVYEPYLLQKGFIIRTPRGRVASDSAYRHFNRKRSTNSKKNFNQSSLFDDKM
- a CDS encoding TIGR04086 family membrane protein yields the protein MEKGSNYLPAVEGVLRGFIITVVLLLIFAVIMTFIDIGSRGRYIFYVITNILSIMYGVIYAVRRIGKKGWLVGIGVTLLYLFILYVVSVVSGNSAAISSYGVKRLLLDLIVGALSGMIAINL